One part of the Solanum dulcamara chromosome 3, daSolDulc1.2, whole genome shotgun sequence genome encodes these proteins:
- the LOC129883284 gene encoding probable sucrose-phosphate synthase 2, which produces MAGNEWINGYLEAILSSGASAIEDKTPSSTSSHLNIAERANFNPTKYFVEEVVTGVDETDLHRTWIKVVATRNTRERSSRLENMCWRIWHLARKKKQLEWEDLQRLANRRLEREQGRKDVTEDMSEDLSEGEKGDALGETPTLDSPRKRFQRNFSNLEVWSDSNKEKKLYIILVSLHGLVRGENMELGRDSDTGGQIKYVVELAKALAKMPGVYRVDLFTRQIASSEVDWSYGEPTEMLNTGPEDGDDTDLGESSGAYIIRIPFGPRDKYLRKELLWPYIQEFVDGALAHIINMSKALGEQIGGGQPVWPYVIHGHYADAGDSAALLSGALNVPMVLTGHSLGRNKLEQLIKQARQSKEDINSTYRIMRRIEGEELSLDAAELIITSTKQEIDEQWGLYDGFDVKLEKVLRARARRGVNCHGRYMPRMAVIPPGMDFSNVVNQEDTADADGDLAALTNADGQSPKAVPTIWSEVMRFLTNPHKPMILALSRPDPKKNITTLVKAFGECRPLRELANLTLIMGNRDDIDEMSAGNASVLTTVLKLVDKYDLYGQVAFPKHHKQSDVPEIYRLAGKTKGVFINPAFIEPFGLTLIEASAHGLPMVATKNGGPVDIHRALNNGLLVDPHDQQAIADALLKLVSEKNLWHECRKNGWKNIHLFSWPEHCRTYLTRIAACRMRHPQWKTDNPSDELAAEESSLNDSLKDVQDMSLRLSVDGEKTSLNESFDASATADAVQDQVNRVLSKMKRPETGKQESEGDKKDNVPSKYPMLRRRLKLIVIALDCYETNGAPQKKMIQIIQEILKTIRSDSQIARVSGFAISTAMSMSELTAFLKSGNIKLIEFDALICSSGSEVFYPGTSTEEHGKLYPDPDYSSHIEYRWGGDGLRKTIWKLMNTQEGKQEKSVTSAIEEDVKSSNSHCISYLIKDRSKAKKVDDMRQKLRMRGLRCHLMYCRNSTRMQVVPLLASRSQALRYLFVRWRLNVANMCVILGETGDTDYEELISGTHRTLILKGSVEEGSENLLRTSGSYLREDVVPPDSPLITYAGGNETVEEFANALRHVSR; this is translated from the exons AGCAGAGAGGGCTAATTTTAATCCTACAAAATATTTTGTTGAAGAAGTTGTTACAGGGGTTGATGAAACTGATCTTCATAGGACATGGATAAAAGTTGTAGCTACAAGGAACACAAGGGAGAGAAGTTCAAGATTAGAGAATATGTGTTGGCGCATTTGGCATCTTGCTCGCAAGAAGAAACAG TTGGAATGGGAAGACCTCCAGAGGTTAGCAAACAGAAGATTGGAACGAGAACAAGGACGCAAAGATGTTACAGAGGACATGTCAGAAGACTTGTCTGAAGGGGAAAAGGGTGATGCTTTAGGGGAGACACCAACACTTGACAGCCCGAGGAAAAGGTTTCAGAGGAACTTTTCCAATTTGGAAGTGTGGTCAGACAGTAACAAGGAAAAGAAGCTTTATATCATCCTAGTTAG TTTGCATGGATTGGTCCGAGGTGAAAATATGGAGCTTGGTCGTGATTCTGATACAGGTGGTCAG ATTAAGTATGTTGTGGAGCTTGCTAAAGCACTTGCTAAGATGCCCGGTGTCTATAGAGTTGATCTGTTCACTCGCCAAATTGCGTCATCTGAAGTGGATTGGAGCTATGGTGAACCCACAGAGATGTTAAACACAGGTCCTGAAGATGGTGATGACACTGATCTTGGAGAAAGCAGTGGAGCTTATATCATAAGGATACCCTTTGGTCCTCGTGATAAGTACCTCCGGAAAGAATTGTTATGGCCTTATATTCAGGAGTTTGTAGATGGAGCTCTTGCACACATCATTAATATGTCAAAAGCTTTGGGTGAACAAATAGGTGGAGGCCAACCTGTTTGGCCATATGTGATCCATGGTCATTATGCAGATGCAGGGGATAGTGCTGCTCTCCTTTCAGGCGCTTTAAATGTTCCGATGGTCCTAACAGGACATTCACTTGGTAGAAACAAGCTAGAACAGCTTATCAAGCAAGCAAGGCAATCGAAAGAGGATATTAATTCAACATACAGGATAATGAGGAGGATTGAAGGTGAGGAGCTCTCACTGGATGCTGCAGAACTCATTATCACAAGCACCAAACAGGAGATTGATGAACAGTGGGGACTATATGATGGATTTGATGTAAAACTTGAAAAAGTTTTAAGAGCTCGTGCAAGACGAGGAGTCAATTGCCATGGTCGCTACATGCCAAGGATGGCG GTTATTCCTCCCGGAATGGACTTTAGTAATGTTGTGAATCAGGAGGACACAGCAGATGCTGATGGGGATCTTGCAGCACTCACTAATGCTGATGGACAATCTCCTAAAGCAGTCCCCACCATATGGTCTGAG GTCATGCGCTTTCTAACAAACCCACATAAGCCAATGATTCTGGCATTGTCCAGACCAGACCCGAAGAAGAATATAACCACTCTCGTGAAGGCCTTTGGAGAATGTCGCCCGCTGAGGGAGCTCGCTAATCTG ACACTTATAATGGGAAATAGAGATGACATAGATGAGATGTCCGCAGGAAATGCCAGTGTTCTTACAACTGTGCTGAAGTTGGTTGATAAGTATGACCTTTATGGCCAAGTTGCTTTCCCAAAACATCACAAACAAAGTGACGTTCCAGAGATATACCGTCTCGCTGGCAAAACAAAG GGAGTGTTCATAAATCCAGCTTTCATTGAACCCTTTGGACTGACTCTAATTGAG GCTTCTGCACATGGACTTCCTATGGTGGCTACTAAGAATGGTGGTCCAGTTGATATTCATCGG GCACTCAACAATGGATTGCTTGTGGACCCACATGATCAGCAAGCAATTGCTGATGCACTACTTAAATTAGTATCAGAAAAGAACCTGTGGCACGAGTGTAGGAAGAATGGTTGGAAGAACATACACCTCTTCTCGTGGCCCGAACATTGTCGAACATATTTAACTAGAATTGCTGCATGTAGAATGAGACACCCGCAATGGAAAACTGACAATCCGTCCGATGAGCTGGCTGCAGAAGAGTCGTCCCTGAATGATTCACTCAAAGACGTGCAAGATATGTCCTTGAGACTGTCTGTTGATGGAGAAAAGACATCGTTAAATGAATCATTTGATGCATCTGCAACTGCTGATGCCGTACAAGACCAAGTTAATCGGGTTTTAAGCAAAATGAAGAGACCAGAGACGGGTAAACAGGAATCTGAGGGTGATAAAAAGGACAATGTTCCTAGCAAATATCCCATGTTGCGTAGGCGACTTAAATTAATTGTAATTGCTCTAGATTGCTATGAAACAAATGGAGCTCCTCAAAAGAAAATGATTCAGATTATCCAGGAGATTCTTAAGACCATTAGGTCAGATTCACAGATTGCAAGAGTATCAGGATTTGCCATCTCAACAGCGATGTCAATGTCCGAATTGACAGCATTTCTAAAATCCGGGAACATCAAACTAATTGAGTTTGATGCTTTAATCTGTAGCAGTGGGAGTGAAGTGTTTTATCCAGGAACTTCTACCGAAGAACATGGCAAGCTTTATCCTGACCCTGACTATTCATCACATATTGAATATCGATGGGGTGGCGATGGCTTAAGGAAAACAATTTGGAAATTAATGAATACACAAGAAGGTAAACAGGAGAAATCTGTAACTAGTGCTATTGAGGAAGATGTGAAATCAAGCAATTCCCATTGCATTTCCTACTTGATCAAGGATCGCAGTAAg GCAAAGAAGGTAGATGATATGAGACAGAAGCTTAGGATGAGGGGTCTTCGCTGCCATTTGATGTACTGCAGGAATTCAACAAGAATGCAAGTTGTTCCTCTGCTTGCATCTCGGTCACAAGCACTCAG GTATCTTTTTGTACGCTGGAGATTGAACGTTGCAAACATGTGTGTCATCCTCGGTGAAACTGGAGACACGGATTATGAAGAACTTATATCCGGAACTCACAGAACATTGATCTTGAAAGGTTCTGTCGAGGAAGGTTCAGAAAATCTGCTAAGAACATCAGGAAGCTACCTACGAGAAGACGTCGTTCCACCAGACAGCCCCCTGATCACCTACGCCGGTGGGAACGAAACAGTTGAAGAGTTTGCCAATGCATTGAGGCACGTGTCTAGATGA